In the Trichoderma atroviride chromosome 4, complete sequence genome, AATGAAGAATCTCAAGCGCGCTTGCAGTTATCACCGTTCCATCAGGCGCGGTTATCGATCAAGTCTCTTTCGACGCTGCAGCTACCACTATCATCAGAGTTACAAGCACTTTCCACGAAAACCTTTGCCTACTAGCTCCTAAATGGCTAGAAAAATTAAATTTCAGCACTTCAATCGTGCGTATTACTCTGGGCCACTGTCTCGAAAGTATCTATTACAGTGGGCATGGTTGTAAGACTTCGCAAAACCGTTGACATTTCttagctaatatatttaGGGGCCACGCTTCTGACGCTATCTTTCCGTCCAAATGCTTCTTTGAAGACCTCAAAACTTCAAAGACCTACGTCGGACCCATTCGCTACATATTCCCGATGTTATATTTTCTTTGGTGCCGAACGAAGCACTTGTAAAGTGGTTTCACTCCTTTAGCACTCCATGACGGAGATCAAACCAAATATCGATCCGGAGATAAATCGCCATGTCCAACAGTTGATTCTGAAATTCTTGTCGTGGTAAGAGTAAGACATGGTTAGTTCCTCGAGAGCACATTCCAAAAGATGGGGGTTCTGTGGGCACAATGAGCACACATAACAGTATCTTGTGGGAACATGAGGCAGGATATTCATTGAAGATCCCTCCTACCCGAATCATCAGATGTTGCAGCTTGACGTTCTTTGCGGAGTATATTTTGACAATACCTTCAAGGCCAATTGGATATCTAGACCTTATCAATGTAGCAAGGGCTAATAGACCTATCAATGGCCAATAGGGTACAAGACTTAGGTAGACCTTCTAGCAAACCCTTGCTTTCGATTTAGTTCAAACCATTACAGCAGAGAGAAATACTAGCTTTTGAGCTTTATAGAGAACAATTGGGCAAAGACTAAGTAGATGAACTGTCATTGAAGCTGAAACTCTCCACGAACTTGGTGAAATGTCTGATCGGATAGCTTATATAACTTGTACCGAAAAAATGAAGACAATCCATTGGTTCGGATACAATGTGGAACGGGCTATTATATACACCAGAGGCTCAGCCTGCTTGAGCATGGTTCTTTTCCCGGAGATCTTCGTTTTTTTGTCTAGTTTCAGTTCAGCAGCTAAATGTTTTCGCATAGTTGACATACTAACTTGTGGTAATCTGTGTTGCATCCAGAagaacagaagaagaggtttcAAATGGCTTGGGTGAATAGTGGCTAGACGGAAGCATACATTACGCCATGATCATGATTACATGAACAACCTATGAtgtaagaaaagaaagttcGTTTCTGTGTAAGCCAACTATTTGCTTTTCAGCATCACCGTACGACAATCCAGGGAAGGGCAGTGATGACTGATATTGCCAGCTGTACCACATCGTGGTAACGATTTGTTTAGAGATGTATCAAGACCACTGCCAAGATTTTAATTCCAAGCTAGCTGCTTAGAAGTCTACATTGGCCGACTTATCCGCCCCAAAAGAAATATTATCCGATAAGCATGCAAAGGCATTGAGGCCTGACTTGACTACGAACCCCACAACATGTCACCGAAAGGAAACCACATTGGTCCACGTTATGTTTGGTATCTGCTTCTGCATAAACTCATATGCAACTGGGTAGGAAATTTAGGCCACATGATCAGGCGACAGATTGGGCAGTAGCCAGGCCGCAACCTCAGACAGTAATTGAACCTAAACATGTTCTCGCGTGCAGAAAGGATTTGTGTCTGAAGGCGATGTATATAGCAGCAAATCCACTAGTATTATAGATAGACATTTTGTAGCAGTTTTATGCTTTCCTACTTCTTGGAGGTTCTTATAGACGAACAATTAAATATCGTCTcatttaatattatatttcttgATTAGGAGCGTATTATACATCTTCTGATCATTTACCATGGCAGCCAACAAGCCCAAGGCTGAGCCAAAGGTCAAATCCCGCGACGAGTACACTGTTGGATGGGTCTGCGCGTTGCCCAAAGAGCAGACGGCGGCCATTGCCATGTTGGATGAACTACATGCCGCCGTCCAAAAGCCTGCGAACGACCCCAACAGTTATAGCCTTGGGTCCATGGGCGATCACAATGTTGTCATTGCTTGTCTGCCCAAAGGGCAGACCGGCAACTACTCTGCAGCGACTGTTGCCACTTGGATGGTCTCTACTTTTCCACGCATCAAATTCGGCTTCATGGTCGGTatcggcggcggcattcCTGCCAAAGTTAGGCTTGGTGATGTCGTGATCAGCGCGCCCACGGGGAAATACCCTGGTGTGGTCCAGTGGGATATGGGGAAGGCAGAAAGTGGCCGATTTCAACGAACAGGATCGCTGAATAACCCGCCCACCTTGCTTCTTACGGCTTTGGCAACCCTAGAATCGTATCATGAGATGAATGAGCCTAGAATGTTCGAATACCTCGAGACGCTCAAAGAGAAATGGCCAAGGTTGGCACCAAAGTACTTACGGTCGGAATCACTCAAGGACGTGTTATTCAAAGCAGACTACAACCATGTCAAGGCGAAGAAaagcgatgatgaggaggacggcgaagaagaacgaGAAAATTGCAAAAATTGCAACCAGGAGAAAGTCTTGAAAAGAAGTCCCAGGGAAACTCGCGTGCACCACGGCCTGATTGCATCAGGTAGCCTGGTCGTCAAGGATGGTATTTCCAGAAACAGTCTCAATAAGTACTTTGATAACGAAGTTTATTGCAtcgagatggaagcagcGGGACTGATGAACAATTTTCCTTGCCTCGTCATTCGCGGAATCAGCGACTACGCCGACTCACACAAGAACGATAGTTGGCAGGAACATGCAGCGGCTATGGCAGCAGCCTGCGCGAAGGAGCTTTTGCAGCATGTATTACCAGCTGAAGTTGAAAGACAGCCTTCGGCAAAGCTGGCGCTTGATGACAGTTAGTCAACTTTCTATCAAAATTGTACGAAGCGATTAATTAACATAGTGTAGTCGTTGAACAATTGATTACAATGGTTGACAGAAGCGAAGGAGAAAAAATCTTCAACTGGCTTACGTCGAGTGATTACAGTGTccagcaaaaaaaatatattaaaatgcATGAAAAGGGAACCGGCCAATGGCTTCTAGACTCCGCCGAGTTTAAAACATGGATTAAGACTGAAAGACAGATATTATTCTGTCCAGGGATACCTGGAGCTGGAAAAACAATTATTACAGCTCTTGTTGTGCAAAATCTTGCTTCACGGTTCGCACATGATCCGAAAGTGGGAATTGCTTATACTTACTTCAACTTTTggcaacaagaagagcattgGATCGAAGACTTATTTGCAGCGCTGCTAAAGCAATTGTCTGAAGGCTTATTTCCCTTACCAGCAAGCTTGAAGGCTCTCTATTATGATCATCAGGGAAATGGAGGCCGCCCCTCATTTGAGAAGATCTCGAAAGTTCTCCAATCCATAATCAGAATAAGCTACGAACGCGTATTCATCATTGTGGACGCCCTTGACGAATGTCAAGAATCTAACAGTTGCCGAATGCGATTTATAGAAGGCCTTTTTGTCCTTCAACAGTGTGGAGCAAATATATTAGCGACTTCGAGGCCCATCACGGATATCACGGACAGATTTAACAAGAGCACTTGGCTAGAGATACGTGCAAGCGCTGATGACATACGCACATACGTAAACGGCCAGATTTCACAGGGAAGATCAAGAATCTTACTCAAAATGCGAGCAGAGGCCTCTACAGGAATAGCGAAAGCCGCCGATGGGATGTACGTATACTTGAATTGCGCAAACTGCATCAGCTAATCCGGTGTCCAGGTTCCTTCTAGCAAAGCTGGATTTGGATTCCCTCTTGGATGCAAAATTACCcaaagaagtcaaagaaaGACTAAAAAGTCTTCCCAGGGGCTCACAAGCGTATAACTATGCATACCAGGGAATTATGAAGAGGGTAGAGCATCAAGGCCCAAAATCTGTCAAATTTGCCAAGTCTGTTCTATCATGGGTCACTTGCGTCAAACGGCCATTATTTATATCAGAACTTCAGCATGCTCTTGCCATAGAGATTGGCGAGAGTAAATTTGATGAAGAATATCTTCCACAGGTCCACGACCTAATCACAGTTTGCGCCGGCTTGATCACGCTTGACGAGAACAGCAATACCATTCGGCTATTCCATTATACAGCACAGGAATACTTCGAACAGACGCAAATTGAATGGTTTCCAGATGCAGAAAACGATATTACACAGACTTGCATCACTTATCTCTCGTTTGACGTCTTCGAAACTGGAGTTTCTTCAACAGATACCGCATTCGAAATGCGGATGCAGTCAAATCAGCTCTATGATTATGCGGCCCATCATTGGGGCCATCACGCTCGGAAACCAGAAGTTCTCGACCCACTAGTTCTAGATTTTCTAAAGAGCGAGACAAAGGTGGAAGCTTCGATCCAAGCATTGTTCGTCGTCAAAGAATCGAAAAAGCCTGGCTATAGCCAGGATTTTCCGAAGAATACGAGTGGACTTCACTTGGCAGCGTACTTTGGAATCGAGAAAGCTGTC is a window encoding:
- a CDS encoding uncharacterized protein (EggNog:ENOG41), yielding MRAEASTGIAKAADGMFLLAKLDLDSLLDAKLPKEVKERLKSLPRGSQAYNYAYQGIMKRVEHQGPKSVKFAKSVLSWVTCVKRPLFISELQHALAIEIGESKFDEEYLPQVHDLITVCAGLITLDENSNTIRLFHYTAQEYFEQTQIEWFPDAENDITQTCITYLSFDVFETGVSSTDTAFEMRMQSNQLYDYAAHHWGHHARKPEVLDPLVLDFLKSETKVEASIQALFVVKESKKPGYSQDFPKNTSGLHLAAYFGIEKAVAALLNSNHPDLKDSYDRTPLSWAAENGHEAVVQLLLNEGGRLQGERSIKPDTTFLGCYERT
- a CDS encoding uncharacterized protein (EggNog:ENOG41) — translated: MAANKPKAEPKVKSRDEYTVGWVCALPKEQTAAIAMLDELHAAVQKPANDPNSYSLGSMGDHNVVIACLPKGQTGNYSAATVATWMVSTFPRIKFGFMVGIGGGIPAKVRLGDVVISAPTGKYPGVVQWDMGKAESGRFQRTGSLNNPPTLLLTALATLESYHEMNEPRMFEYLETLKEKWPRLAPKYLRSESLKDVLFKADYNHVKAKKSDDEEDGEEERENCKNCNQEKVLKRSPRETRVHHGLIASGSLVVKDGISRNSLNKYFDNEVYCIEMEAAGLMNNFPCLVIRGISDYADSHKNDSWQEHAAAMAAACAKELLQHVLPAEVERQPSAKLALDDS